The Elgaria multicarinata webbii isolate HBS135686 ecotype San Diego chromosome 4, rElgMul1.1.pri, whole genome shotgun sequence genome contains a region encoding:
- the DPY30 gene encoding protein dpy-30 homolog yields MDTEQIMEGQPQVPENPHAEYGLTENVERIVENEKANAEKTSKQKVDLQSLPTRAYLDQTVVPILLQGLAVLAKERPPNPIEFLAAYLLKNKAQFEDRN; encoded by the exons ATGGACACAGAACAGATTATGGAGGGCCAGCCACAG GTTCCAGAAAATCCTCATGCAGAATATGGTCTGACAGAGAATGTAGAG CGCATTGTGGAAAATGAGAAAGCAAATGCAGAGAAAACATCAAAGCAGAAGGTGGATCTTCAGTCATTACCTACACGTGCCTATCTGGATCAGACAGTTGTACCTATTTTGCTACAAGGACTTGCAGTGCTTGCAAAGGAGAG acCACCAAATCCTATTGAATTCCTAGCAGCCTATCTGTTAAAAAATAAGGCACAGTTTGAGGACCGAAATTAA